In the genome of Pontibacter actiniarum, the window GAGCCCAGTCCAGGATGCCGTAGCGAACCAGGTAAACAAAAGCGTTGGCAAAAGCGATGTACCACAGCACGCGGCTCGTAAGCACGTAGTCGAACAGGATTTGCCTGGCCGACAGCTCTTTTTCGTGATCCGTGGTGTAGTTCTTCGGATAGTCGTTTTTATACTCCTCTATGGTCGGCAACCCGCACGACTGCGGTGTGTCCCGGACCAGCATATAGGCAATCATGGCAGAAAGCAGCGCGATAATGCCGGGAAAGTACAGCTTGCTTTCCCAGGTACCGAACAGGGCCACAGCCGCAATGGCCAGCGGGCCAACAAGGCCGCCCCCCACGTTGTGGGCGATGTTCCAGACAGACATCTTCGTTCCCCGTTCCTTGGTTGAGAACCAGTGCACCATTACCCTGCCACAAGGCGGCCAGCCCATCCCCTGGAACCAGCCGTTCAGGAACAGTAGCGTAAACATGATGGCGATAGAGCTGGTGGCAACCGGCACAACGCCCATAACGATCATGGTAAGCGCCGACAGCACAAGCCCCACACTCAGAAACACCCTTGCGTTGCTCCTGTCGGACAAGTTGCCCATCAGAAACTTGCTCAGTCCATAGGCGACAGACACCCCTGAAAGTGCAATACCCAGGTCAGCCTTAGAGTAGCCTTGCTCAATCAGGTCCGGCATTACGAGCGAGAAGTTCTTGCGCACTAGGTAATAGCCGGCATAACCGATGAAAATGCCCAAAAATACCTGGAAGCGCAGGCGCTTATACTCAGGGTCAATCCGCTCTAGCGGGAGCCGGTCGGCATGGCGTGCAGGTGAAATAATGTTCATAAGCGGCTGTACAGATAATAAGTGGTAAAAAAGTCGATCGTTCTTTTCTTCTATTTTGAAAGTGATGAATCACTTTCCTTGTAAAACACATGTTGGCCTGCGTGCGCACCTCAGCACGCGTACTGGCTATGTTAGCACCCCTGACCTTCTGCCGGGCAGCAGGCGCTCAGGAGCGCGTCACGCTCCTGTAAAAATCATACATTCAGGGCCAGGTAGAGCAAAGCGGCAACGCCTGCCCCCATCAGCGGCCCCGCCACCGGCACCCAGGCATAGCCCCAGTCACTGTGGCACTTGTTTTTGATCGGCATCAGCGCATGGATCACCCTGGGGCCAAGGTCCCGGGCAGGGTTAATGGCATAACCGGTGGTACCTCCAAGCGACAAACCAATCGCCCAAACCAGAAAAGCCACCGGTATAGCCCCCAAAGACCCCATACCGATAGGTGTCTTCTGCTCTCCCAGCTCCGGGTTTGTAAAGTAAAAGATGACGAAGATGAGCACGAAGGTGCCCAGTGCTTCGCTAAATATATTGGAGAAGCGGTGCCTGATGGCAGGCCCCGTGCAAAAGACAGCCAACTGGCTGAAAGCATCTTCTGTAGCATCGAAATGTGGGCGGTAGAGCAGCCAGACCAGGAAAGCCCCCAGCATAGCTCCTAACAACTGCGCCAAAACGTAGCCCCCCACCAGGTGCCAGCCAAACTTGCCGGCAAGTGCCAGCGCAAGCGTCACAGCTGGGTTCAGGTGGGCTCCACTGTAGGGCCCGGCAATCACGACCCCGGTAAACACAGACAGCGCCCAGCCGGTAGTAATCACGATCCATCCGCTGTTGTTTCCTTTTGTGCCTTTCAGGACCACATTGGCGACAACACCGTTGCCTAGCAAAATCAAAAGCATGGTGCCTATAAGCTCCGCTGTAAATGCTGTCATTTTCGTTGCTGTTGCTTTGGTTCTTGAAGATTACACCCAGGCCTTTGCTGCTTTCACTGCCCGCTCCCAACCGTTTAACAGGCTCTCGACTGGCAGGCTGCCGTCCGGTTCGTAACACCTGCTCACACTCCACTGCTGCTGAATGTCCTCGACACTGGTCCAGAAGCCGGTGGCCAGCCCCGCCAGGTAAGCCGCCCCGATAGCCGTTACCTCTGTTACCTCTGGCTTCACCACACGGGCAGCCAGGATATCGGCCTGAAACTGCATGAGCAGGTCGTTTGCCGTTGCGCCGCCATCTACCCGCAGTTCTTTGATGGTAATGCCTGCGTCGGCCTCCATGGCTTTCAGCACTTCATAGGTCTGGTAGGCAATGCTTTCCAGCGCAGCCCTGGCAATGTGGGCCGCAGTCGTTCCGCGGGTCATCCCGACCATGGTGCCACGTGCATGCTGGTCCCAGTGCGGGGCGCCCAGGCCTACAAAGGCAGGCACTAAGTACACGCCGTCGCTGCCGGTGGCCTTTTTCGCCAGCTGCTCCACCTCCTCAGAGGAGGAAATAACACCAAGGCCATCACGCAGCCACTGCACGACCGCACCCGCGATAAAGATGCTTCCCTCTAAGGCATAATGCACCTGGTCTCCGATTTTCCAGGCAACGGTGGTTACCAGCCTGTGGCTGGAAATGATAGGGGTCTCCCCTATGTTCATCAGCATAAAGCACCCCGTGCCGTATGTATTTTTAACCATGCCCGGCTTAGTGCACATTTGCCCGAAAAGCGCGGCTTGCTGGTCTCCGGCAATACCGGCAATAGGAATCTGAGTGGAGAAAAGGGAGCCCGATGTATGGCCGACCACCTCACTGGAAGCCTTTACCTCGGGTAGCATGCTGGCGGGGATGTTAAAGAGCTGCAGAAGCTCGCTGTCCCATGTTAGGGAGTGAATGTTGTAAAGCAGGGTGCGGGAGGCGTTGGTCACGTCGGTTACGTGCTTTTTACCGTCCGTCATCTTCCAGATGAGCCAGGTATCCACCGTACCGAAAAGTAACTGGCCGGCTTCGGCCCTTGCTCGGGCGCCTGGTACGT includes:
- the glpT gene encoding glycerol-3-phosphate transporter encodes the protein MNIISPARHADRLPLERIDPEYKRLRFQVFLGIFIGYAGYYLVRKNFSLVMPDLIEQGYSKADLGIALSGVSVAYGLSKFLMGNLSDRSNARVFLSVGLVLSALTMIVMGVVPVATSSIAIMFTLLFLNGWFQGMGWPPCGRVMVHWFSTKERGTKMSVWNIAHNVGGGLVGPLAIAAVALFGTWESKLYFPGIIALLSAMIAYMLVRDTPQSCGLPTIEEYKNDYPKNYTTDHEKELSARQILFDYVLTSRVLWYIAFANAFVYLVRYGILDWAPTYLEEAKGFSVKETGWAYFAYEYAGIPGTLLCGWISDKVFGGRRAPATIIYMVLVLLAVLVYWKNPAGNIWVDNAALIAIGFLIYGPVMLIGVQALDLVPKKAAGTAAGLTGLFGYMGGALFANIAMGFVVDAWGWDGGFIVLVAACILAIFFTALTWNKEVTQTNLNKTN
- a CDS encoding MIP/aquaporin family protein, producing MTAFTAELIGTMLLILLGNGVVANVVLKGTKGNNSGWIVITTGWALSVFTGVVIAGPYSGAHLNPAVTLALALAGKFGWHLVGGYVLAQLLGAMLGAFLVWLLYRPHFDATEDAFSQLAVFCTGPAIRHRFSNIFSEALGTFVLIFVIFYFTNPELGEQKTPIGMGSLGAIPVAFLVWAIGLSLGGTTGYAINPARDLGPRVIHALMPIKNKCHSDWGYAWVPVAGPLMGAGVAALLYLALNV
- the glpK gene encoding glycerol kinase GlpK, with product MQKYILAFDQGTTSSRAIIFDKGGSPVSVAQKEFSQHYPQPGWVEHNPNEIWSTQVGVAAEAILQAGLQAKDIQAIGITNQRETTLVWDRRTGEVVYNAIVWQDRRTSGHCDQLKADGYEGVIREKTGLVIDAYFSATKISWILDNVPGARARAEAGQLLFGTVDTWLIWKMTDGKKHVTDVTNASRTLLYNIHSLTWDSELLQLFNIPASMLPEVKASSEVVGHTSGSLFSTQIPIAGIAGDQQAALFGQMCTKPGMVKNTYGTGCFMLMNIGETPIISSHRLVTTVAWKIGDQVHYALEGSIFIAGAVVQWLRDGLGVISSSEEVEQLAKKATGSDGVYLVPAFVGLGAPHWDQHARGTMVGMTRGTTAAHIARAALESIAYQTYEVLKAMEADAGITIKELRVDGGATANDLLMQFQADILAARVVKPEVTEVTAIGAAYLAGLATGFWTSVEDIQQQWSVSRCYEPDGSLPVESLLNGWERAVKAAKAWV